TCGGGATAATTCACTCATTCCCAAGAGAAAGCGTCAAGTTTCAGGGTCACATTCACACAGGTTGTCTGAACACTGAGGGTTGTACACTGTACTCTTTGGATCCCAACTTCAGCGCCTGACATGCTACGGAGAGGAAAAGACCCTCCCAGCTCCCATCTGACCTCCCCGTAGCCCTTCTCTGGTCATCAAAGACTGGTGAGCCCAGCTCTCCAGCTGGGACGTTCATTGCTAACCTAACAATGCTTTTGTCAAAGAGGAGGCTCTATAACTTCTCTCCTCCCGTCTGAATGCTATTGCCCTCTAGTTACacttcagtgctttaaaaacatctttccGAAATACTCTGCACAAACCCCTTCTCATAGTGCTGATCCTAGCAGAGCTGTCCCACCTTCTCGCAGCCAGTTCTGCCTCCACCTGGTAATACTTGCagcatttttcctccttgtctccccttctcctccccatcaCATGGCTCTTCACAGCATTTACTGTGCCTCCTTCCCTTCAGCTTCAGggaatccagaaaaaaaaaaaagccgcTACTTCAAGACTTGCGGatcatttggaagaaaaaaactgcatAAATATACCCAATTCACAGGCACACCTTAGGGAAGGAGCTATCAGGAAACTTGGGCTTGGAATACAGGAGGCTGCAATGTAGTTTTTATAGGCCACACAGGTAATGGGgcatattaaaatatgtaaaatatatatttttccatattttaacaGCATGGATTGAAAACAAAAGGTTATTCCTAATGGGTGTGGTCAGACCCAAGCATTAGTCTCCATCGTCCTCCTGCTCCATCCACTCATAGCAGGATGAAATCTAATCCAAAAAGCCTATATCCCTGCCCTCGTAATATCAGATGGAAGTGGGGAAAGCAGGGGAGACCCTTCTTACAGGGAGTAGGATGCCACTAAAGGAAACTCTTTTTCCCATACATTCATCTCACATGATGATTTCTATGGTCCATCTGTTTCCTGGCTCTTGAGCATCATTTACAAAGACTCCGGAGGCTCCTCAGGTATCTTctcccagctggaaagctgcccacgGCTgagaggggtttggggaggcagggggaaggaggaagcagaTCTTGCAATTTGTACTGCGTACAGAGCTCAAATCCTGGACACGAGAGGTTGATGGAGCCACCGAGTCCAGACAGAAGCAGCCAGTTAAGTTCCCTTTgtaggtttgggtttgttttttttttttccttttctttttttctattttttgcaCTTTTGGAAGAGAATTGTTAGAATGCCAATTCTTGACGTGACCAAGGACTCCGGAACAATGCATAAGagccttttcccctcccctctgaaAGGCTGCTAGTTCCCCCCACCGAGGGCACTAGGATGCTGCTGAAAACGGCACAGAACTGGATGAGATTTCGGCTGATTTCACAATGGTGATGACACTGGTGGTGGCAACTTTGGTCGGGGTAATAGGCCCTCGCGCCACAGTACGAGCAAAGGTCTGGAGTGCTTCGTACTTGGAGCGCAAGGCGTCCAGCTCTAGCttcatgctgctgttttctctggcCAGCTTCTCCACCTCTTGCTGCAGCTCAACCCGCTGCCTCTCTAGCTCCTCTTTCTGAGTCACACGCTTGATGCGGCAGCTGGCAGCGTAGCCCCGGTTCTTCAGCGTGCGCCTCCGCTGCTTCAGACGGATGACCTCCTCTTTGGTGAGACCCCTCAGGTGCTGGTTCAGCTCCCGTACGGACATTGACACGAGTTCATCATCACTCAGCACTGGGGCATTCTCTCCTGACTCCTCCTTTACCTGCAAATACCAACAGCACAGGGGTAGCAGCAACCCTTACGTGAACGGCTGTTCTGGGTGAACAGCAAAAAGAGACAGGCCACCCCTTAGCAACATGACACCCCTACCTGGAAAACACCCCCAAAGCACTGTAGAGAGCACATGCTCCACTAAAACATCTGGATAAAACATGGCAGAGATCTGAGCACTGCTGTTGCCTGGGTTTGGGTAACCCTCAAGTCAGAGAAAGCAGCGAGCCTTACATGCCCAGTATGAACTGAACAGTAAGATTTTTAAGGAGATAAATGTAAAGCAGACTGAAGCTCTTTGTGTTCCTTTGTCAGGACCCAGAATTCATACTGAATGCTAAAGACAGCACCTTTTCCCAGCATTATGTTGGGACACCAGTGCAGCATCT
Above is a genomic segment from Ciconia boyciana chromosome 13, ASM3463844v1, whole genome shotgun sequence containing:
- the MAFK gene encoding transcription factor MafK, with amino-acid sequence MTTNPKPNKALKVKEESGENAPVLSDDELVSMSVRELNQHLRGLTKEEVIRLKQRRRTLKNRGYAASCRIKRVTQKEELERQRVELQQEVEKLARENSSMKLELDALRSKYEALQTFARTVARGPITPTKVATTSVITIVKSAEISSSSVPFSAAS